A genomic region of Barnesiella viscericola DSM 18177 contains the following coding sequences:
- a CDS encoding DUF4292 domain-containing protein codes for MRYIPIALCIVLLSVLAGCKGGKELATGQSVPQEIRNDFENLVASYPQWSTFSSKGSADLALGQGGSLSASTQVRMVRGESLQISVRIFLGIEVARLYMTRDSLFLVDKMQRRYMAESLADIGNQLAQTFSLATVQDALLGRIFLLDTTSGQYRIDDFEVVASGSSRWSLLPRRQDARFGYRFDLNGTKLLSTKCTSADGRKSVACHYADFIRQGQSDNFPTSMQLALTGLSLPLSLNLHYDASSVAWNGSVSVEKPNLSRYTRVTATQLLKELSL; via the coding sequence ATGAGGTATATACCCATAGCACTCTGCATCGTGTTGCTCTCAGTTTTGGCTGGCTGTAAAGGGGGAAAAGAGCTGGCCACCGGCCAGTCGGTGCCGCAGGAGATCCGGAACGATTTCGAGAATCTCGTCGCCTCGTATCCCCAGTGGAGTACCTTCTCGTCGAAGGGGTCGGCCGACCTGGCTTTGGGGCAGGGCGGTTCGCTGAGTGCCTCGACCCAGGTGCGCATGGTGCGCGGCGAGTCGCTGCAAATCTCGGTGCGTATTTTTCTGGGTATCGAGGTGGCCCGTCTCTACATGACGCGCGACAGCCTCTTCCTTGTCGACAAGATGCAGCGGCGCTACATGGCCGAGTCGCTGGCCGACATCGGCAACCAACTCGCCCAGACCTTCTCGCTGGCTACGGTGCAAGATGCCCTGTTGGGCCGCATCTTCCTGTTGGATACGACATCGGGTCAGTATCGCATCGACGATTTCGAGGTGGTGGCCTCGGGTTCGTCGCGCTGGTCGCTGTTGCCCCGCCGGCAAGATGCCCGGTTTGGCTATCGCTTCGACCTGAACGGCACGAAGTTGCTCTCGACGAAATGCACCTCGGCCGACGGCCGCAAGTCGGTGGCGTGTCACTATGCCGATTTCATCAGGCAGGGGCAGAGCGACAATTTCCCTACAAGCATGCAACTGGCCCTCACGGGGCTGAGCCTGCCGCTGTCGCTCAACCTGCACTATGATGCCTCGTCGGTAGCCTGGAACGGGAGTGTGAGTGTAGAGAAACCCAATTTGTCAAGATATACGCGTGTCACGGCCACGCAGTTGTTAAAGGAGTTGTCGTTATGA
- a CDS encoding murein hydrolase activator EnvC family protein, with product MKRWLILLCIIGLGASTALFSQTLEMEKLRRNREQTLKELNETNKKLNKTLRSAKSSLNELNSITAEIKQQRNLIAKINKEIATINRKQRAVKDTIYLLQKDLTAKKRSYAGAVKRMGHRRSEYDELMFIFSASSLSESYRRARYLKEYSAWRKRQAAEIAERKQQLEELQQQLAKSVAEKNAVLKERSAEAEVLQKQESSKRNLIAGLKKQEKQLKQEINRKRKQAEALDRKLEQLIAEEERKSSERADKADGKSSTAKRSTKGYKMTKEELALSGSFAKNKGKLPFPLSGSYKIVAHFGRQQHPELRYVQTENSGIDIETTPGTRARAVFNGVVSRIFVTPGYNSTIIVRHGNYLTIYANLSEVYVRAGEKVKTGQNLGKIYSDSQDGNRTILTFQLWKERTKLNPESWLNM from the coding sequence ATGAAAAGGTGGTTGATCCTGTTATGTATAATCGGTTTGGGGGCTTCGACGGCTCTCTTCTCCCAAACCCTCGAAATGGAAAAGCTGCGCCGGAATCGGGAGCAGACCTTGAAAGAGCTGAACGAGACCAACAAGAAACTGAACAAGACGCTGCGCAGCGCCAAGAGTTCACTCAACGAGTTGAACAGCATCACGGCCGAGATTAAGCAGCAGCGTAACCTCATTGCCAAAATCAACAAGGAGATTGCCACCATCAACCGCAAACAACGGGCGGTGAAAGATACCATCTATCTGTTGCAGAAGGACCTCACGGCCAAGAAGCGCAGCTATGCCGGTGCCGTGAAGCGCATGGGACACCGGCGGTCGGAGTATGACGAACTGATGTTCATCTTTTCGGCCTCGTCGTTGAGCGAGTCGTATCGGCGGGCCCGGTACTTGAAAGAGTATTCGGCCTGGCGCAAACGGCAGGCGGCCGAGATTGCCGAGCGCAAACAGCAGCTCGAAGAGTTGCAGCAGCAGTTGGCCAAGAGTGTGGCCGAGAAGAATGCCGTGTTGAAGGAGCGCAGTGCCGAGGCCGAGGTGTTGCAGAAGCAGGAGAGCAGCAAGCGCAACCTCATTGCCGGACTGAAAAAACAGGAGAAACAGCTGAAACAGGAGATAAACCGCAAGCGCAAACAGGCCGAGGCACTCGACCGCAAGTTGGAGCAACTCATTGCCGAGGAGGAGCGCAAGTCGTCGGAACGGGCCGACAAGGCCGACGGAAAGAGCTCGACAGCCAAGCGTTCGACCAAGGGTTACAAGATGACCAAGGAGGAGCTGGCCTTGTCGGGCAGCTTCGCGAAGAACAAGGGCAAGTTGCCCTTCCCGCTCTCGGGCAGCTACAAGATTGTGGCCCACTTCGGCCGTCAGCAGCACCCCGAGTTGCGCTATGTGCAGACCGAGAACAGCGGTATCGACATTGAGACGACACCGGGTACGAGAGCACGCGCCGTCTTCAACGGCGTGGTTTCGCGCATCTTTGTGACCCCGGGCTACAACAGCACCATCATCGTGCGTCACGGTAACTACCTCACGATTTATGCCAACCTGAGCGAGGTCTATGTGCGGGCCGGTGAGAAGGTGAAGACCGGGCAGAACCTGGGTAAGATCTACTCCGACTCGCAGGACGGTAACCGCACCATCTTGACCTTCCAGCTGTGGAAGGAGCGCACGAAGCTGAATCCCGAATCGTGGTTGAACATGTAA
- a CDS encoding GNAT family N-acetyltransferase, with protein MMEIHRYTAAYHRDWNDFVNESSNGTFLFLREYMEYHADRFTDYSLLVYDDNKLLALLPANRQGDVLYSHAGLTYGGLIMTTRNTTVQVLAIMQLIADFLRKERFVKWVYKCVPHIYHRYPSEADLYALFRLGARWVGCNISSAVQQENPLRFRADRRSRMKKAVQAGLQVVETTDFAPFWQVLESNLQERYRVKPVHSLAEIELLHSRFPDRIRHFVTLRGDEVLAGSVIYDTGIVAHAQYTSASHEGKHSGALDLLYGEIIGEVFASRKWFDFGQSTEEMGHYLNEGLITQKEGFGCRGVAYNIYEIDL; from the coding sequence ATGATGGAGATACACCGATACACGGCGGCCTATCACCGCGACTGGAACGATTTCGTCAACGAATCGTCGAACGGTACTTTTCTGTTTCTGCGCGAATACATGGAGTATCACGCCGACCGCTTTACCGACTATTCGCTGCTGGTCTACGACGATAACAAACTGCTGGCGCTGCTGCCGGCCAACCGGCAGGGCGATGTGCTCTATTCACACGCCGGCCTCACCTACGGCGGTCTGATCATGACCACCCGCAACACCACGGTGCAGGTGCTCGCAATCATGCAGCTCATTGCCGACTTTCTGCGCAAGGAACGGTTCGTCAAATGGGTCTATAAATGTGTGCCCCATATCTATCACCGCTATCCGTCGGAGGCCGACCTCTATGCTCTCTTCCGACTGGGTGCCCGTTGGGTGGGGTGCAACATCTCGTCGGCAGTGCAGCAGGAGAATCCGCTGCGCTTCCGGGCCGACCGCCGCAGCCGCATGAAGAAGGCCGTACAGGCTGGTTTGCAGGTGGTCGAGACAACCGATTTCGCCCCCTTCTGGCAAGTGTTGGAGTCCAATCTGCAAGAGCGCTATCGGGTGAAGCCGGTCCATTCGCTGGCCGAGATCGAACTGCTGCACAGCCGTTTTCCCGACCGCATACGCCACTTTGTCACCCTGCGCGGCGACGAGGTGCTGGCCGGTAGTGTCATCTACGACACGGGTATCGTGGCCCACGCGCAATACACCTCGGCTTCGCACGAGGGGAAGCACTCGGGAGCTCTCGACCTGTTGTACGGGGAAATCATCGGCGAGGTATTCGCCTCCCGCAAGTGGTTCGACTTCGGGCAGTCGACCGAGGAGATGGGCCACTACCTCAACGAGGGGCTCATCACTCAGAAAGAGGGGTTCGGGTGCCGGGGCGTCGCCTACAATATTTACGAAATAGACTTATAA
- a CDS encoding oligosaccharide flippase family protein, whose product MSELPTKEVGQEDATYEHIIKYTGLFGGVQGVTMLVGVIRNKLTAALLGPSGLGLINIYNNVVRLLSEATNFGISFSAVRNVSELFDEGDTRKIADFVDTVRTWSLMTAIFGMVVCCAISPLLSLWTFKNYEYTAIFCAISPIVAMMSIIGGEIAILKGLRQLKRVALISVFGAASTLILSTPLYIWLGIKGIVPALLLSNLAVTVIHLHYSTKTYPWQATWRSMNNIKKGIPLIKLGVAFILSGVFGQGAELLIRIALLDLGGLDDVGFYNSGYMMAVTYASVIFVALETDYFPRLSVACFDKKKMNVTINRQIEACVLLMSPFLTIFVMAMPLIVQILFTDRFTPAIPMATCAALYMYFKSLTLPAAYLPLAVGDSKMFLTVEFIYDAFVAIAIPVGYKMAGLTGTGIALSVAGFVDMLVIHLTHRWKYGFKFSFTPMPLYLAQFVLLVSCIVVSFSENPMIKWTIGPVCVFISVAISLYILNREMNIISKIMNKVKKGKDNADQ is encoded by the coding sequence ATGAGCGAGTTACCGACAAAAGAAGTAGGACAGGAGGACGCCACATACGAACATATTATAAAATATACGGGTTTGTTTGGTGGTGTGCAGGGGGTGACTATGCTTGTCGGTGTAATCAGAAACAAATTGACAGCGGCCTTGTTGGGGCCTTCGGGGTTGGGCTTGATTAATATTTACAACAACGTAGTTCGACTCCTGAGCGAAGCCACAAATTTCGGCATATCATTTAGCGCTGTCAGAAATGTATCGGAGCTTTTTGACGAAGGAGACACGAGGAAAATTGCCGATTTTGTCGATACTGTCAGGACTTGGAGCCTCATGACCGCGATATTTGGCATGGTTGTCTGTTGCGCCATCTCACCGTTACTGAGCCTGTGGACTTTCAAAAATTACGAATATACGGCAATATTTTGCGCCATTTCGCCCATCGTTGCAATGATGAGCATCATAGGGGGTGAAATTGCCATTCTGAAAGGTCTCAGGCAACTGAAACGTGTAGCTCTCATATCGGTATTTGGAGCCGCCTCTACCTTGATACTAAGTACGCCCTTGTATATTTGGCTGGGGATAAAAGGTATAGTACCCGCATTGCTTCTAAGCAATCTTGCTGTGACGGTAATACACCTGCACTATTCCACAAAAACTTATCCGTGGCAGGCAACATGGCGTTCCATGAACAACATAAAAAAGGGGATACCGCTCATAAAACTTGGTGTTGCATTTATCTTGTCCGGTGTATTCGGGCAAGGAGCCGAGCTGTTGATACGAATAGCCCTACTCGATCTTGGTGGACTTGACGATGTGGGATTTTACAACAGCGGATACATGATGGCTGTGACGTATGCCTCTGTGATATTTGTTGCTCTTGAAACCGATTACTTCCCTCGCCTGTCAGTGGCATGTTTCGATAAGAAGAAAATGAATGTGACCATCAACCGGCAGATTGAAGCCTGTGTATTGCTGATGTCGCCATTTCTTACCATTTTTGTCATGGCTATGCCTCTGATTGTACAGATTCTGTTTACCGACCGGTTTACGCCTGCAATCCCGATGGCCACATGTGCTGCACTTTACATGTACTTCAAGTCACTGACTCTTCCGGCAGCTTATCTCCCGTTGGCCGTCGGAGATTCTAAAATGTTTCTTACCGTAGAATTTATTTACGACGCTTTTGTAGCGATAGCCATACCTGTCGGATACAAGATGGCAGGCCTCACCGGTACGGGAATTGCCCTTTCGGTAGCGGGATTTGTAGATATGCTCGTCATACATCTGACACACAGATGGAAATATGGATTCAAATTCAGTTTTACTCCCATGCCTCTATATTTGGCACAGTTTGTCCTGTTAGTGAGCTGTATTGTAGTATCGTTCTCTGAAAACCCTATGATCAAATGGACCATTGGGCCTGTGTGTGTGTTTATCTCGGTTGCCATATCGTTGTATATACTCAACAGGGAGATGAATATCATCAGTAAAATAATGAATAAAGTGAAAAAGGGTAAGGATAATGCAGACCAGTAA